The following proteins come from a genomic window of Maribacter sp. HTCC2170:
- a CDS encoding ABC transporter ATP-binding protein — MIQATNIQKFYGELQVLKGVDIHVKKGEVVSIVGASGAGKTTLLQILGTLDVQSNKVDSRLLINDIEVTDLSDKDLAKFRNEHIGFIFQFHQLLPEFTALENVCIPAFIKKTPKNEVEKKAKELLEFLGLTHRIHHKPSELSGGEQQRVAVARSLINNPSIIFADEPSGNLDSESADNLHKLFFELRDKFGQTFVIVTHNRQLADLADRKLTMVDGLITDSEGIEWEDYTSRPLL; from the coding sequence ATGATCCAAGCAACCAATATCCAGAAATTTTACGGTGAATTACAGGTTCTTAAGGGAGTTGATATTCATGTGAAAAAGGGGGAAGTAGTTTCTATTGTAGGAGCCTCCGGAGCTGGAAAAACAACACTTTTACAGATTCTTGGAACTTTGGATGTTCAAAGTAACAAGGTCGACAGCAGATTGCTTATCAATGATATTGAAGTAACGGACCTCTCCGATAAAGACCTTGCAAAATTCAGAAATGAACATATAGGTTTTATTTTCCAGTTTCATCAACTTCTTCCTGAATTCACAGCTCTGGAAAACGTTTGTATTCCTGCCTTTATAAAAAAAACACCTAAAAACGAAGTTGAGAAAAAAGCAAAGGAGTTACTGGAATTTTTAGGTCTTACCCATCGTATTCACCATAAGCCGAGCGAGCTCTCGGGAGGAGAACAACAAAGGGTGGCCGTTGCGCGCTCATTAATCAATAATCCCTCGATTATTTTTGCAGATGAACCAAGTGGTAATTTGGATTCTGAAAGTGCTGATAATCTTCATAAGCTCTTTTTTGAATTGCGGGATAAATTTGGGCAAACATTTGTGATTGTTACGCACAACAGACAATTAGCAGATCTTGCAGATAGGAAGCTTACAATGGTCGATGGTCTAATTACAGATTCTGAAGGTATAGAATGGGAAGATTATACGAGTAGGCCATTACTATGA
- the folE gene encoding GTP cyclohydrolase I FolE, which translates to MKSYKSLEEYNLEITNDVKDRYSKIIEEIGEDVSREGLVKTPERAAKAMLFLTQGYQQDAAEILKSAMFQESYNEMVIVKDIELYSLCEHHMLPFFGKAHIAYIPNGQIVGLSKLPRIVDVFARRLQVQERLTEQILDCINDTLKPQGVAVVIEAAHMCMMMRGVQKQNSVTTTSGFRGNFEKEETRNEFLKLISSSLS; encoded by the coding sequence ATGAAATCATATAAAAGTTTAGAGGAATACAATTTGGAAATAACAAACGATGTTAAAGACAGGTATTCAAAAATTATTGAAGAAATAGGGGAAGATGTTTCACGTGAAGGTTTGGTGAAAACTCCTGAACGTGCTGCAAAAGCAATGCTTTTCCTTACCCAAGGTTATCAACAAGACGCTGCCGAAATTTTGAAAAGTGCGATGTTTCAAGAATCTTACAATGAAATGGTCATTGTAAAGGATATTGAGCTGTATTCGCTTTGTGAGCACCACATGCTTCCCTTTTTTGGAAAAGCGCATATAGCTTACATTCCTAACGGGCAGATTGTTGGATTAAGCAAATTACCCAGAATTGTTGATGTTTTTGCTCGAAGGTTACAGGTACAAGAACGATTGACTGAGCAGATATTGGATTGTATAAATGATACCTTAAAACCACAAGGTGTTGCAGTTGTTATTGAAGCTGCGCATATGTGTATGATGATGCGAGGAGTTCAGAAACAGAATTCTGTAACTACAACTTCGGGATTTAGGGGTAATTTTGAAAAGGAGGAAACAAGAAATGAATTTTTGAAATTGATAAGTTCCAGTCTGTCCTAA
- a CDS encoding TonB-dependent receptor — translation MKQLLLFIMIALPLHMGFAQNSISGTVTSTEQKEPLEQVALYFPELEKGTTTDSAGYFIFRSIPNGDFELIISSIGFETQSIHVNLNNQEEKTLNISMLPSAIEMEEVIVSTPFHKLQSENVMKVERANLKELKSNGAITLSDGITKIAGVETISTGVGIGKPVIRGLSANRVLVYSQGIRMENQQYGDEHGLGLNEAGIDNVEVIKGPASLLYGSDAMGGVLYFNPEKFALPNETKGDVNMNYYTNTEGVGINAGLATSSEHFKFLVRGGHTSHVDYKTGDGSRLTNSRFRENDLKTGVGYQTTNVTSELRYNLNYSKLGIPEEMGTQTKTRTLAMPFQEISNHMLSSKSKFFLENSLIETTIGYTFNKRKEFEEHHHEEEEEEEEEGHEEEGPALHMNLSTLSYSIQYHLPKWDNLETIVGIQGMNQKNENFGEEMLIPDASTNDIGVLLTSHIHFKDESGLQLGLRYDRRNLDTEATGDGAFENLNLDFNSFNAAIGYKFNVLEHVISRVNFATGFRAPNLAELTSNGTHEGTNRYELGNSDLTHEKNIQTDISLEYSNEHVEFFINGFYNSINDYIFIQPNGTVLEEEDVFEYTQENAELYGGEMGFHIHPHPLDWLHYESSFEMVVGKKKTGDNLPLIPANSLSNTLRFESNSSTTRVKNKYAFITLKSVFDQNKTGEFESATDGYSLLNIGFGGNFSINKTLCEVRLSGNNILDKSYVSHLSRLKVDGINNIGRNISLGVTVNL, via the coding sequence ATGAAGCAACTATTGTTATTCATAATGATTGCATTGCCATTGCATATGGGCTTTGCACAAAACAGTATTTCTGGTACCGTTACTAGTACCGAACAAAAAGAACCTTTAGAACAAGTAGCCCTATATTTTCCTGAGCTAGAAAAAGGAACTACCACTGATTCAGCTGGTTATTTTATATTCAGGTCTATTCCAAATGGAGATTTCGAATTAATTATCTCATCTATTGGGTTCGAAACGCAATCAATCCATGTAAATCTAAATAATCAAGAAGAAAAAACCCTGAACATAAGCATGTTGCCAAGTGCAATAGAAATGGAAGAGGTAATCGTATCTACCCCTTTTCACAAATTACAGAGTGAAAACGTAATGAAAGTTGAACGCGCGAACCTTAAAGAGCTTAAATCCAATGGTGCCATAACCTTATCAGATGGAATAACCAAAATAGCTGGAGTAGAAACTATTTCGACAGGTGTAGGTATAGGTAAACCGGTAATTAGGGGTTTAAGTGCCAATAGAGTATTGGTATACTCTCAAGGAATAAGAATGGAAAACCAACAATACGGTGATGAACATGGTTTAGGTTTAAATGAAGCCGGTATTGATAATGTGGAAGTTATTAAGGGGCCCGCTTCCCTACTCTATGGTTCAGATGCCATGGGTGGTGTACTTTATTTTAATCCTGAAAAATTCGCATTGCCTAATGAAACAAAAGGTGATGTGAACATGAACTATTATACAAATACCGAAGGTGTTGGTATTAATGCAGGACTTGCGACCTCTTCCGAGCATTTTAAGTTTTTAGTACGTGGTGGTCATACCTCACATGTTGATTATAAAACAGGAGATGGTTCAAGATTGACAAATTCAAGGTTTAGAGAAAATGACCTGAAAACGGGTGTTGGTTATCAGACAACCAACGTTACTTCTGAATTAAGGTATAATCTTAATTATTCCAAATTAGGTATTCCTGAAGAAATGGGTACTCAAACAAAAACCAGAACGCTGGCAATGCCATTTCAGGAAATAAGTAATCATATGTTAAGTTCCAAGAGTAAATTCTTTTTGGAAAACTCTTTGATTGAAACCACAATAGGGTACACTTTCAATAAGCGAAAAGAATTTGAAGAACACCATCATGAGGAAGAAGAGGAAGAAGAGGAAGAAGGGCATGAAGAGGAAGGACCTGCCCTTCATATGAACCTTTCAACATTGAGTTATAGTATACAATACCATTTACCTAAATGGGATAATTTAGAAACTATAGTTGGTATCCAAGGAATGAATCAGAAAAATGAGAACTTCGGGGAAGAAATGCTTATTCCTGATGCCAGCACCAATGATATTGGCGTATTACTTACCTCGCATATTCATTTTAAAGATGAAAGCGGACTACAATTAGGTTTAAGGTATGATCGTAGAAATCTAGACACAGAAGCAACTGGTGATGGGGCTTTTGAAAACTTGAACCTTGATTTCAACAGCTTCAATGCTGCAATTGGATACAAATTCAATGTACTGGAACATGTTATTTCTCGGGTAAATTTCGCCACAGGATTTAGAGCTCCAAACTTAGCGGAATTAACCTCAAATGGTACTCATGAAGGAACCAATAGATACGAATTGGGTAACAGCGATTTAACCCATGAAAAAAATATCCAAACGGATATATCATTAGAATACAGCAATGAGCATGTCGAGTTTTTCATCAACGGCTTCTATAATTCTATCAACGATTATATTTTTATTCAACCAAACGGGACAGTTCTGGAAGAAGAAGATGTATTTGAATATACTCAGGAAAATGCTGAATTATATGGCGGTGAAATGGGTTTTCATATTCATCCACACCCTCTAGACTGGTTACATTATGAAAGTAGTTTCGAAATGGTTGTGGGAAAAAAGAAAACAGGTGATAATTTACCTTTGATTCCTGCGAACAGTTTATCAAATACATTGAGGTTTGAATCAAATTCAAGCACAACCAGAGTAAAGAATAAATATGCTTTTATCACATTGAAATCTGTATTTGACCAGAACAAGACAGGTGAATTTGAATCAGCGACTGATGGGTATAGCCTATTGAATATTGGTTTTGGAGGTAACTTTTCAATTAACAAAACCTTGTGTGAAGTACGCCTAAGTGGTAACAATATTCTTGATAAAAGTTATGTGTCTCATTTATCTAGATTAAAGGTAGATGGAATAAATAACATTGGAAGGAATATATCTTTGGGAGTTACAGTAAATCTGTAA
- a CDS encoding DUF6787 family protein: MEKLKQRWGIESNFQIIMIFIVFAVTGSAAAKLAAPVTDLIGLDRETTNAWLYWIIRILLIFPIYQVLLVVFGWLFGQFKFFWNFEKKMLRRIGLGFLLK, translated from the coding sequence ATGGAGAAATTAAAGCAGCGTTGGGGCATTGAATCCAATTTTCAGATTATTATGATTTTTATCGTATTTGCGGTAACGGGTTCTGCTGCTGCAAAGTTAGCCGCACCGGTCACCGATTTGATCGGTCTTGATAGAGAAACGACAAATGCTTGGTTGTATTGGATAATCCGCATCCTACTTATCTTCCCAATTTATCAGGTTTTGTTAGTGGTTTTTGGGTGGCTTTTTGGTCAATTTAAATTTTTCTGGAATTTTGAGAAAAAGATGTTACGACGAATTGGATTAGGTTTTCTTCTCAAATAA